A window of Cryptomeria japonica chromosome 3, Sugi_1.0, whole genome shotgun sequence contains these coding sequences:
- the LOC131051117 gene encoding cytochrome P450 716B1-like — MKYSWRATQETMRLHPPAPGAWRQCIADISYSGYTIPKGWKACWVSFSTHMNPEHFPDPDKFDPSRFEGSGPPPYTFVPFGGGPRMCPGNEYARMVILVFLHNVAKHFKWSLVDADEKIAADPIPRPTNGLPLNLRPHSNE; from the exons ATGAAATACTCATGGAGAGCAACCCAAGAGACGATGAGACTTCATCCTCCAGCTCCTGGTGCATGGCGGCAGTGCATTGCAGATATCTCCTATAGTGGATACACCATTCCCAAGGGATGGAAG GCTTGCTGGGTATCATTTTCAACCCACATGAATCCAGAGCATTTTCCTGATCCAGACAAGTTTGATCCATCGAGGTTTGAAGGGAGTGGACCACCTCCCTATACTTTTGTGCCATTTGGAGGTGGACCACGCATGTGCCCTGGGAATGAATATGCTCGAATGGTCATACTTGTGTTTCTGCACAACGTAGCGAAACATTTTAAATGGAGTTTGGTAGATGCTGATGAGAAAATTGCTGCTGATCCCATTCCTCGACCTACCAATGGACTACCTCTGAACCTCCGTCCTCATTCCAATGAATAA
- the LOC131051116 gene encoding cytochrome P450 716B2-like, protein MFGHQTAIFYSAEGNRFLFNNENKLFQHYWPDSVKLLFGNSLLGKVGEEANDVRKMLMAFLKPQALQKFVGRADTIINNHVKSKWFDKQQIKAFPLIRRCIFAVACSLFLSLNDDTDISELYSYFTELVKGMTQIPLDLPGTPYRKAMSARRHLHQILQKLIERRRNDLASGSASGDEDLLSFLLCNVAEHGNTLTDDDIKDNIMLLLEGGQDTSVVILSFLLRNLALHPHCYTKLHQGTSLNNSILHKFFKIISLSRLTRCRRRLI, encoded by the coding sequence ATGTTTGGACACCAGACGGCCATCTTTTATAGTGCTGAGGGCAACCGGTTTCTATTCAACAACGAAAACAAGCTTTTCCAGCACTATTGGCCCGATTCGGTTAAATTGTTATTTGGAAACTCTTTACTTGGCAAAGTTGGGGAAGAGGCCAATGATGTGAGGAAGATGCTGATGGCATTCTTGAAGCCACAGGCTCTGCAAAAGTTCGTGGGCAGAGCAGACACCATAATTAACAACCACGTGAAGAGTAAGTGGTTTGATAAGCAGCAAATCAAGGCTTTCCCTCTCATCAGGCGCTGCATTTTCGCTGTGGCCTGCAGTCTTTTTCTAAGCCTGAATGATGACACTGATATTTCAGAATTGTATAGTTATTTCACAGAATTGGTGAAGGGAATGACGCAAATTCCTCTAGATCTGCCGGGAACGCCATATCGCAAAGCCATGAGTGCACGACGTCATCTTCACCAAATACTCCAAAAGCTGATCGAACGGAGGAGAAATGATTTGGCGAGCGGATCTGCTTCGGGAGATGAGGACCTCTTATCCTTCCTTCTCTGCAACGTAGCAGAGCATGGAAATACACTTACGGATGACGATATTAAGGATAACATTATGCTACTCTTAGAGGGCGGCCAAGACACAAGCGTTGTCATTCTATCGTTTCTGCTCAGAAATCTGGCTCTTCATCCTCACTGCTACACCAAACTCCACCAAGGTACATCTCTAAACAATAGTATTCTGCATAAGTTTTTCAAAATAATTTCCCTTTCAAGATTGACAAGATGTAGGAGAAGGCTAATATGA